A genome region from Chryseobacterium indicum includes the following:
- a CDS encoding Dps family protein — MKNANIIGLKETDCKKISEKLNILLANYSVFYQNTRGSHWNIKGDQFFTLHPKFEELYNSLVLKIDEIAERILTLGATPAHNYSDYLKVSTIKESVEVSDATKSVENILNSFKVVIDLQRELLDMTEKAGDEGTNSQMSDYITEQEKEVWMYNSYLGK, encoded by the coding sequence ATGAAAAACGCCAACATTATCGGTCTTAAAGAAACCGACTGCAAAAAGATTTCAGAAAAATTAAATATTCTTTTAGCTAACTATTCCGTATTTTATCAGAATACAAGAGGCTCTCACTGGAATATTAAAGGAGATCAGTTTTTTACACTTCACCCTAAATTTGAGGAACTATACAACAGTCTTGTTTTAAAGATTGATGAAATTGCAGAAAGAATTTTAACGTTAGGTGCTACACCTGCTCATAATTATTCAGATTACCTGAAAGTATCAACCATAAAAGAAAGCGTGGAAGTAAGCGATGCTACAAAAAGTGTTGAAAACATCTTAAATTCATTCAAAGTGGTAATTGATCTTCAGAGAGAACTTTTGGATATGACGGAAAAAGCAGGAGACGAAGGTACCAACTCGCAAATGAGCGATTATATTACAGAACAGGAAAAAGAAGTTTGGATGTACAACTCCTATCTTGGAAAGTAA